Proteins from a single region of Paenibacillus sp.:
- a CDS encoding cold-shock protein, whose translation MNTAAPSFKVRGSLFLFRLLKGHGRGGQSMNFSRRRPLEDFPTEMTAIWSCTREDCNGWMRNNYSFEDVPACPQCKSPMISSMKDLPILVDSSYGVKAAIKNMNEKRNVPAQ comes from the coding sequence ATGAATACGGCTGCTCCTTCATTCAAGGTAAGGGGCAGTCTTTTTTTGTTTCGACTTTTGAAAGGCCATGGAAGGGGAGGTCAAAGTATGAATTTTTCTCGGAGGAGACCGTTGGAGGATTTCCCGACGGAAATGACCGCGATCTGGTCGTGTACGAGGGAAGATTGCAATGGCTGGATGCGGAACAATTATTCATTCGAGGATGTCCCCGCTTGTCCGCAATGCAAATCGCCGATGATCAGCAGCATGAAAGACCTTCCGATCCTTGTAGACTCAAGCTACGGAGTTAAGGCGGCAATAAAGAACATGAACGAAAAGCGAAATGTCCCTGCGCAGTAA
- a CDS encoding cold-shock protein codes for MQQGTVKWFNAEKGFGFIQVEGGDDVFVHFSAITGDGYKSLDEGQRVEFNVVRGNRGQQAENVVKL; via the coding sequence ATGCAACAGGGAACAGTGAAATGGTTTAACGCAGAGAAAGGCTTTGGCTTTATCCAGGTAGAGGGCGGGGACGATGTATTCGTTCATTTCAGCGCCATTACGGGCGACGGGTACAAGTCGCTGGACGAAGGACAACGCGTCGAATTTAACGTCGTTAGAGGCAACCGCGGACAGCAAGCTGAGAACGTAGTAAAACTGTAA
- a CDS encoding class II fructose-bisphosphate aldolase encodes MLVNTKQILEDAQRGQYAVAAFNVYNLETVQAAIGAAEKEGQPVIIALGERYFPTVDVEGFAALVLALAAKSRVPVALHLDHAYEKSSIVRAIRCGFTSVMYDGSKFALEENIARTKEIVEIAHMAGVSVEAEIGSVARGAFSDEEEGDGTLTDPESARRFVAETGVDFLAAAIGTVHGMYTGEPKIDLALLDRIREAVHVPLVLHGGSGTPDDVITKAIRAGICKINVNTEVSMAAVAQLLEFSADPSAGKAHLSTIMANMQQAMEPVMTKFVRLLAHKGR; translated from the coding sequence ATGTTAGTGAATACGAAACAAATTCTCGAAGACGCGCAGCGGGGGCAGTATGCCGTTGCCGCCTTTAACGTCTATAACTTAGAAACGGTACAAGCCGCTATCGGCGCCGCGGAGAAGGAAGGGCAGCCGGTCATTATCGCGTTGGGAGAGCGGTACTTCCCGACGGTCGACGTCGAAGGTTTTGCGGCGCTCGTGCTCGCGTTGGCGGCGAAGAGCCGCGTGCCGGTGGCGCTTCATCTCGACCATGCCTATGAGAAATCGTCGATCGTACGCGCCATCCGCTGCGGATTCACGTCCGTCATGTACGACGGTTCGAAATTCGCGCTGGAAGAGAACATCGCCCGGACGAAAGAGATCGTCGAAATCGCTCATATGGCGGGCGTGTCCGTCGAAGCGGAGATCGGCTCCGTCGCCAGAGGCGCATTCTCCGATGAGGAGGAAGGGGACGGTACGCTGACGGATCCGGAGTCCGCCCGCCGTTTCGTCGCCGAAACCGGCGTCGACTTCTTGGCCGCCGCGATCGGCACGGTACATGGTATGTACACGGGGGAGCCGAAGATCGACCTCGCTCTTCTCGATCGGATTCGCGAGGCGGTGCATGTTCCGCTCGTCCTGCATGGCGGGTCGGGGACGCCGGACGACGTCATCACGAAAGCGATTCGCGCAGGGATTTGCAAAATCAACGTCAACACCGAGGTGTCGATGGCGGCGGTCGCTCAGTTATTGGAATTTTCCGCCGATCCGTCGGCAGGCAAAGCCCATCTTTCCACGATCATGGCCAATATGCAGCAAGCTATGGAACCGGTCATGACGAAATTCGTCCGGCTGTTAGCGCATAAGGGACGGTAA
- a CDS encoding four-carbon acid sugar kinase family protein has product MIGNRLAREVFENHTEIDRGLVQRTLENELRGLNRKIVVLDDDPTGVQTVHGVSVYTDWSLESIEQGFREERSMFFILTNSRGMIASESEAAHREIAENVAQVSKKLDRPFLIVSRGDSTLRGHYPLETETLKNTVEERSELRFDGEVILPFFREGGRFTVDNIHYVQYGDELVPAGATEFAKDRTFGYASSHLGEWVEEKSGGRYKAENATYIALEDLRTVNVDRIVEQLLQVKGFNKVIVNAVDYADVEVFAIALVRAINAGKNFLFRTAAAFTKVIGGIADKPLLRREELIREDRGNGGLVLVGSHVKKTTEQLEELKRCDFIEFIQLDSHLVVEPEKFAAEVDRVIAEVEKLVAAGKTVTVYTRRERLDLGEGMQEEELKQSVKIADAVTSIVQRLQVRPNYIVAKGGITSSDIGTKGLQVKRATVAGQIKPGIPVWITGDESKFPGIAYIIFPGNVGATTTLRETVELLENKS; this is encoded by the coding sequence ATCATCGGAAACAGATTGGCGAGAGAAGTATTCGAAAACCATACTGAAATCGACCGCGGTCTCGTACAAAGAACATTAGAGAACGAGCTGCGGGGATTGAACAGAAAAATCGTCGTTCTGGACGACGATCCGACGGGCGTTCAAACGGTGCACGGCGTGTCGGTATATACGGATTGGTCGCTTGAAAGCATCGAACAAGGCTTCCGCGAGGAACGGTCCATGTTCTTCATCCTGACGAATTCCCGGGGGATGATCGCAAGCGAGAGCGAAGCGGCGCATCGGGAAATCGCGGAGAACGTGGCGCAGGTATCGAAGAAGCTGGACCGACCGTTCTTGATCGTCAGCCGGGGCGACTCGACCCTGAGGGGGCACTATCCCTTAGAGACGGAGACGTTGAAGAACACGGTCGAGGAACGTTCCGAGCTGCGCTTCGACGGCGAAGTGATCCTGCCCTTCTTCCGGGAGGGCGGCCGCTTCACCGTCGACAACATTCACTACGTTCAATACGGGGATGAGCTGGTTCCCGCCGGGGCGACGGAGTTCGCGAAGGATCGGACCTTCGGTTACGCGAGCTCGCATCTGGGCGAATGGGTAGAGGAAAAGTCGGGCGGCCGGTATAAGGCCGAGAACGCGACCTATATCGCTCTCGAGGATCTTCGGACGGTCAACGTCGATCGCATCGTCGAACAGCTGCTTCAAGTGAAGGGGTTTAATAAAGTAATCGTCAACGCCGTCGATTACGCGGACGTGGAAGTGTTCGCGATCGCGCTCGTTCGGGCGATCAACGCCGGCAAAAACTTCCTATTCCGCACCGCGGCCGCGTTCACGAAGGTGATCGGCGGCATCGCCGACAAGCCGCTTCTCCGGCGGGAAGAGCTGATTCGGGAGGATCGCGGGAACGGCGGCCTCGTGCTCGTCGGCTCTCACGTCAAGAAGACGACGGAGCAGCTGGAAGAGTTGAAACGATGCGACTTCATCGAGTTCATCCAGCTGGACAGCCATCTGGTCGTAGAACCGGAGAAGTTCGCGGCCGAGGTGGATCGGGTCATCGCCGAGGTGGAGAAGCTCGTAGCCGCAGGGAAAACGGTAACGGTGTACACGAGACGGGAGAGACTCGACCTCGGGGAAGGCATGCAAGAGGAAGAGCTGAAGCAGTCCGTGAAGATCGCGGATGCGGTGACAAGCATCGTGCAGCGATTGCAGGTTCGCCCGAATTACATTGTGGCGAAAGGCGGCATCACGTCGAGCGACATCGGGACCAAAGGTCTTCAAGTGAAGCGCGCGACCGTCGCCGGGCAGATCAAACCGGGGATTCCGGTCTGGATCACGGGGGACGAAAGTAAGTTTCCTGGGATCGCTTATATCATTTTCCCGGGGAACGTCGGCGCGACAACGACGCTGCGGGAAACGGTAGAGCTGCTGGAGAACAAATCATAA
- a CDS encoding GntP family permease, whose product MVTGPMLIVIFLLALAALFFLILKVKLEPFLSLILVAFATALVIGMPIKDIPGVVTTGFGNTLAGVGILIGLGVIFGQFLAASGAVEKIAQAVLKAFGAKKSPAGLGLTGTIVSIPVFFDAAFVILSGLIKSLANKTGIAVMSFVTALGVGLIVSHNMVAPTPGPLVVAENTGSDLGLFILYGILCAIPATLVGGYLYGMYIGKRLKHSGEIQVEGAPEQQAKPRKEISTGLSFAMLCLPIVLILLNTITKLMFPDTAISSIFGFIGDKNIALLISTVVAIVVLRPYIAEDYDNLYSEAINSAGIIILITGAGGAFGAVINKSGIGDYLIGTMQDLSIPILLLAFIFSQILRASLGSATVALVTTSSILGPMIGDLGVSPILLGLAICAGGIGLSLPNDSGFWVVSRFGKLTVTQTLKAWTLGGFIAGLTALATVFVLSLFSGILPGI is encoded by the coding sequence ATGGTTACGGGTCCAATGTTGATCGTGATTTTTCTGCTGGCGTTAGCCGCATTGTTCTTCCTCATCTTGAAGGTCAAGCTGGAGCCTTTCTTGTCCTTGATTCTCGTCGCCTTCGCTACGGCGCTGGTCATCGGCATGCCGATTAAGGACATCCCCGGGGTGGTCACGACCGGCTTCGGCAATACGCTGGCGGGCGTCGGCATCCTTATCGGTCTCGGCGTAATTTTCGGTCAATTCCTGGCCGCATCCGGCGCTGTAGAGAAAATCGCGCAAGCGGTTCTCAAGGCGTTCGGCGCGAAGAAGTCGCCTGCCGGGCTCGGACTGACGGGGACGATCGTATCCATCCCTGTATTCTTCGACGCCGCGTTCGTCATCTTGAGCGGTTTGATCAAAAGCTTGGCCAACAAAACGGGTATCGCCGTGATGAGCTTCGTCACTGCCCTCGGCGTGGGCTTGATCGTTTCGCACAACATGGTTGCGCCGACGCCGGGACCGCTCGTGGTCGCCGAAAACACCGGTTCCGACTTAGGCTTGTTCATTTTGTACGGCATTCTTTGCGCGATTCCGGCCACGTTGGTAGGCGGGTATCTGTACGGCATGTATATCGGCAAGCGTTTGAAGCATTCGGGCGAAATTCAAGTGGAAGGCGCGCCGGAGCAGCAGGCGAAGCCGCGCAAAGAAATCAGCACGGGCCTTTCGTTCGCGATGCTTTGCCTGCCGATCGTGTTGATTTTGTTAAATACGATTACGAAGCTCATGTTCCCTGATACGGCGATTTCTTCGATCTTCGGCTTCATCGGGGACAAAAACATCGCGCTTCTGATCAGTACGGTGGTTGCGATCGTCGTGCTTCGTCCTTACATTGCCGAGGATTACGACAATTTGTATTCGGAAGCGATCAATTCGGCCGGCATCATCATTTTGATTACCGGCGCGGGCGGGGCGTTCGGCGCGGTCATTAACAAAAGCGGCATCGGCGATTATCTCATCGGCACGATGCAAGACCTGAGCATTCCGATCCTGCTGCTCGCGTTCATTTTCTCGCAAATTTTGAGGGCTTCCCTCGGCTCCGCGACAGTGGCGCTCGTGACGACTTCCAGCATTTTGGGACCGATGATCGGCGATTTGGGCGTCTCCCCGATTTTGCTCGGCCTCGCGATTTGCGCCGGCGGCATCGGATTGTCGCTCCCGAACGATTCGGGCTTCTGGGTCGTCAGCAGATTCGGCAAGCTTACGGTCACGCAAACCTTGAAGGCATGGACGTTAGGCGGATTCATCGCAGGTTTGACGGCGCTCGCGACGGTATTTGTATTGAGCTTGTTCAGCGGTATTTTGCCGGGTATCTAA
- the garR gene encoding 2-hydroxy-3-oxopropionate reductase, producing MKVGFIGIGIMGKPMSRNLLKHGYELTITDVNQAAVDELVQEGAKSAATPAEVARVSDIIITMLPNNEIVKNVILGENGIVQGAKPGTIVVDMSSVSPIVSREVAAALRERGLHLLDAPVSGGEPKAIDGTLSIMVGGDEEVFKKAEPVLAAMGKDITLVGANGCGSIAKLANQIIVNVNIAAMSEAFVLAAKTGIDVEKMYQAIRGGLAGSTVLDAKAPMVLERNFTPGGRVDINMKDLTNVMETAEQENVPLPLTSHVLNIFATLKSEGKQGLDHSGIVQYYENLAGVTVEKRK from the coding sequence ATGAAGGTTGGTTTTATTGGAATCGGCATTATGGGGAAACCGATGTCGCGCAACTTATTGAAGCATGGTTATGAATTGACGATTACCGACGTGAATCAAGCGGCGGTCGACGAGTTGGTTCAGGAAGGCGCCAAGAGTGCCGCAACGCCGGCGGAGGTTGCGCGTGTAAGCGATATCATCATTACAATGCTGCCGAACAACGAGATCGTTAAGAACGTCATTCTTGGCGAGAACGGCATCGTTCAAGGCGCGAAGCCCGGTACGATCGTCGTCGACATGAGCTCGGTGTCGCCGATCGTTTCGAGAGAGGTCGCCGCCGCACTGCGAGAGCGCGGGCTGCATCTGCTGGACGCTCCGGTCAGCGGGGGCGAGCCGAAAGCGATCGACGGAACGCTGTCGATCATGGTCGGCGGGGATGAGGAAGTATTCAAGAAAGCAGAGCCCGTCTTGGCCGCAATGGGGAAAGATATTACATTGGTCGGGGCCAACGGCTGCGGGTCCATCGCGAAGCTCGCGAACCAAATCATCGTGAACGTCAACATCGCCGCGATGTCCGAAGCGTTCGTCTTAGCCGCCAAAACGGGTATCGACGTGGAGAAGATGTATCAAGCGATTCGCGGAGGATTGGCCGGCAGCACCGTTCTGGACGCGAAAGCGCCGATGGTATTGGAGCGCAACTTTACACCGGGCGGCCGGGTCGATATCAACATGAAGGACCTGACCAACGTGATGGAAACGGCGGAGCAGGAGAACGTGCCGCTGCCGTTGACAAGCCACGTCCTGAACATCTTCGCAACGTTGAAGTCGGAAGGCAAGCAAGGCTTGGATCATAGCGGGATCGTTCAGTATTACGAAAACCTGGCCGGGGTTACGGTCGAAAAACGAAAATAA
- a CDS encoding GntR family transcriptional regulator: MSKQPSQRAYLSSYEFIRDKILNGEYPRGTKLVEERLAEELGVSRTPIRESIRKLEQEGLIRQKRVVNPTATDLSNIFQVRILLEGYSARCAAAFMDEATVDKLQASITAARLGPDEETMRANEEFHNLIIQSSKNPQMIDIIDRMQSIIYLFRKTVVIYKRPFLLDEHQEIHDAIRAHDGDLAERLMQDHLRADLEFSLHLLKQ, translated from the coding sequence ATGAGCAAGCAGCCGTCACAACGGGCCTACTTAAGCTCGTACGAATTTATTCGGGATAAAATTTTAAATGGCGAATATCCTCGGGGCACCAAGCTCGTGGAGGAACGATTGGCGGAGGAACTAGGCGTCAGCCGGACGCCGATTCGCGAATCGATCCGCAAGCTGGAGCAGGAGGGGCTGATTCGGCAAAAACGAGTCGTCAACCCGACGGCCACCGACTTGAGCAACATTTTTCAGGTGCGTATTTTGCTGGAGGGGTACTCGGCTCGCTGCGCGGCCGCGTTTATGGACGAGGCCACGGTGGACAAGCTCCAAGCCAGCATTACCGCTGCCCGCCTGGGCCCTGACGAGGAAACGATGAGGGCGAACGAGGAATTTCATAATTTGATCATACAATCGAGCAAAAACCCTCAAATGATCGATATTATCGATCGGATGCAATCCATTATTTACTTGTTTCGGAAGACTGTCGTTATCTATAAGCGCCCCTTCCTGCTCGATGAACATCAAGAGATCCACGATGCCATCCGCGCGCATGACGGGGATTTGGCGGAACGGCTCATGCAGGACCATCTCCGGGCCGATTTGGAGTTTTCGCTTCATCTGCTGAAACAATAG
- a CDS encoding calcium/sodium antiporter has protein sequence MSYLLLMVGFALLILGANYFVEGSSKIAAYFRVPPILIGLTIVAFGTGSPEATVSIIAALNQNAGVSLGNVIGSNVFNTAFVVGVVAIIMAIQVKGETIKKEIPFTFLASFVLLVLISDYSLQQSAINVITRGDGIILLLFFAIFMYYIFEAARNSREEGGTQAASVGNATLGKPIFFGAAGLAAIIYGGHLVVQHSTIIALRWGMTETLVGLTIVAVGTSLPELVTSVAAALKKQNEIAVGNVVGSNIFNILFVLGVSAVISPLGVERVMVTDVVILIVLTALLFVVSRTHYKVGRIEGMVLTLSYIGYMAYVMIRG, from the coding sequence TTGAGTTATCTCTTGTTAATGGTTGGCTTTGCCCTGCTAATCTTGGGAGCGAATTATTTTGTAGAGGGTTCTTCGAAGATCGCCGCTTACTTTCGCGTACCTCCGATTCTCATCGGTCTAACGATCGTAGCTTTCGGAACGGGCTCGCCGGAGGCGACGGTCAGCATTATTGCCGCATTAAATCAGAACGCGGGGGTTTCGCTCGGGAACGTCATCGGCAGCAACGTCTTTAATACGGCTTTCGTAGTCGGCGTGGTGGCGATCATCATGGCCATTCAAGTGAAAGGCGAAACGATCAAAAAGGAAATCCCCTTTACGTTTCTCGCCAGTTTCGTTCTTCTCGTCTTGATTAGCGATTATAGTTTGCAGCAGAGCGCTATCAATGTCATTACTCGCGGAGACGGTATCATCCTGCTGTTGTTTTTTGCCATTTTCATGTATTACATCTTCGAAGCGGCGCGCAATAGCCGGGAGGAAGGCGGCACGCAAGCCGCTTCGGTTGGGAATGCAACTTTGGGCAAACCTATATTTTTCGGCGCGGCAGGACTGGCGGCCATTATTTACGGAGGTCATCTGGTCGTTCAGCACAGCACGATCATCGCGCTGCGGTGGGGCATGACGGAAACATTAGTGGGGCTGACGATCGTGGCGGTGGGCACTTCATTGCCGGAATTGGTCACTTCGGTTGCCGCGGCGCTTAAGAAGCAGAACGAAATCGCCGTGGGGAACGTCGTGGGGAGCAACATTTTCAACATTTTGTTTGTGCTAGGGGTCTCGGCTGTCATTTCTCCTTTGGGCGTAGAACGGGTTATGGTGACCGACGTCGTTATATTGATCGTTCTCACGGCGCTATTGTTCGTCGTTTCCAGAACCCACTACAAGGTCGGAAGAATCGAAGGGATGGTTCTAACCTTGTCCTATATCGGGTATATGGCTTACGTGATGATACGAGGCTAG
- a CDS encoding PH domain-containing protein — MSETKNMLEWTLVSECPIPSDVHALLVAGEEAVAAYKTFRDTAVFTNKRLIVRDAQGLTGKKVEIYSLPYSSINMWSTENAGGFLDFNAEVELWTRAGHIKVKLQKGVDVRKFDMLIANALLRDQ; from the coding sequence ATGTCGGAAACGAAAAACATGTTGGAGTGGACCTTGGTATCGGAATGTCCCATACCGTCGGACGTACATGCGCTGTTGGTCGCCGGGGAGGAAGCGGTCGCGGCATACAAAACTTTTCGAGATACGGCCGTGTTTACGAACAAAAGATTAATTGTGAGGGATGCGCAGGGTCTTACCGGGAAGAAGGTAGAGATCTACTCCCTGCCGTATTCCTCCATCAACATGTGGTCGACGGAAAATGCCGGCGGGTTTCTGGATTTTAATGCGGAGGTGGAGTTGTGGACGCGGGCGGGGCATATCAAAGTGAAATTGCAGAAAGGAGTAGACGTTCGAAAGTTCGACATGCTCATCGCCAACGCGCTTCTGCGGGATCAATAG
- a CDS encoding response regulator transcription factor: MKIVIADDHPLFRSGVRNLLKTTDDLVVVGEASSGDEAVELAGALQPDVVLMDIRMPGLNGIEATRVIKERFPSIEVLMLTMFQDDQSVFTAMRAGAKGYVLKDADEAELLQSIRMVGGGGAVFSSDIAARMIHYFAAAPKPAVKADHPALSELSKREMEILELIAEGQTNAQIAARLFISVKTVANNISNMLNKLQVADRNEARRLLKESRES; this comes from the coding sequence ATGAAGATTGTCATCGCCGACGATCATCCGTTGTTTCGGAGCGGCGTTCGAAATTTGTTGAAGACGACGGACGATCTGGTGGTCGTGGGAGAAGCTTCGTCCGGCGACGAAGCGGTGGAGCTGGCGGGCGCGCTGCAGCCGGACGTCGTCTTGATGGATATCCGCATGCCCGGCTTGAACGGGATCGAGGCGACCCGCGTCATTAAGGAGCGGTTCCCGAGCATCGAAGTGTTGATGTTGACGATGTTCCAGGACGATCAATCCGTGTTCACGGCCATGCGGGCCGGAGCCAAGGGCTACGTGTTGAAGGATGCCGACGAGGCCGAGCTGCTGCAATCCATTCGAATGGTGGGCGGCGGCGGCGCGGTGTTCAGCTCGGACATCGCGGCGCGCATGATTCATTATTTCGCGGCAGCTCCTAAACCGGCCGTCAAAGCGGACCATCCGGCGTTATCCGAGCTGTCCAAGCGGGAGATGGAAATTTTGGAGCTGATCGCCGAAGGGCAAACGAACGCGCAGATCGCGGCACGGCTGTTTATCAGCGTCAAAACGGTGGCCAACAACATTTCCAACATGCTGAACAAGCTGCAAGTGGCGGATCGGAACGAGGCTAGGCGTCTGTTGAAAGAATCGCGGGAAAGTTGA
- a CDS encoding sensor histidine kinase translates to MAPDIRKANEAMRAVMQLLVLAFCAAAMGSYIVSIPGYYDALVTKCIAQGCGTLVPSMPIPEQGLSLEHYALLFVLIDSGFTFVFYATSSIMLWKGFREPMGLLAAAAMVSFGTSFPSLAMTASEGSAFAQQWFMFVSMTGWISLSLFFFLFPDGRFVPRWTRFAFLFIVLVDAAQWFFRGEMWGALRIPEFVRLLWYVGSTAILIYSQVYRFRKVSRPVQRQQTKWVVYGVTIGFVGFVGMSVLFDPSLNDGSAATYVALNAILNASLTAIPITLMMAVLRQRLWNIDPLVNRTLLYAALSVCVVLLYAFAVLYLGQLFRAEDRFVVNLLATVTVAVAFAPLKDWLQRHINRLMKGRHDDPYAVLLELGDQLIRPLAPEAMLDAVVRTVKDALRLPYAGIAIGIGGQDKMVASAGEPANELHSFPILHRGGELGTLYIASRSPGEAFTPEDGKFLDVLLRQAGPIVENVNMTLGMKLLANDLQESREKLVLAREEERRRIRKNLHDDLAPRLAALALNAATAQKYVEKEPATAIEMLTDLRQVIRSTVSEIRTMVHDLRPPALDELGLLGAIRERIHELAKPARLLAAEQEGEPLRIELQAPAPLPALPAAVEVAAYRIVVEAVVNVIKHAQATVCEVRLDVRDANRLVVEITDDGTGSVVRTASSAGGKGGIGLQSIRERAAELGGHCTIERGEDGGTRVYASLPLSESTVAKGG, encoded by the coding sequence ATGGCGCCGGACATTCGCAAGGCGAACGAAGCGATGCGGGCGGTCATGCAGCTGCTTGTCCTGGCGTTCTGCGCCGCGGCGATGGGCTCGTACATCGTCAGCATACCGGGCTACTACGACGCTCTGGTTACGAAATGCATCGCCCAGGGCTGCGGAACGCTCGTGCCCTCCATGCCGATCCCGGAGCAGGGACTATCCTTAGAGCATTACGCGCTGCTGTTCGTGCTGATCGACAGCGGATTCACCTTTGTGTTTTATGCGACGTCGTCGATCATGCTGTGGAAAGGGTTCCGGGAACCGATGGGGCTGCTCGCCGCCGCGGCGATGGTATCCTTCGGCACGTCGTTCCCTTCGCTCGCCATGACGGCTTCGGAAGGCAGCGCGTTCGCGCAGCAGTGGTTCATGTTCGTCTCGATGACGGGCTGGATATCGCTATCGTTATTTTTCTTTCTGTTCCCCGACGGCCGATTCGTTCCCCGGTGGACTCGGTTCGCCTTCCTCTTCATCGTCCTCGTCGATGCGGCGCAGTGGTTTTTCCGCGGCGAGATGTGGGGGGCGCTGCGCATTCCGGAATTTGTTCGCCTGCTGTGGTATGTCGGCTCCACCGCGATTCTCATCTATTCGCAGGTGTACCGATTCCGCAAGGTATCTCGGCCCGTACAGCGGCAGCAAACGAAGTGGGTCGTCTATGGTGTAACGATCGGGTTCGTCGGCTTCGTCGGCATGAGCGTCCTGTTCGATCCAAGCTTGAACGACGGCTCCGCGGCCACCTACGTCGCTTTGAACGCGATCCTGAATGCGTCGCTAACGGCCATACCGATTACGTTGATGATGGCGGTGCTGCGGCAGCGGCTTTGGAACATCGATCCTTTGGTGAATCGGACGCTTCTTTACGCGGCGTTGTCCGTCTGCGTCGTCCTGCTGTACGCGTTCGCCGTGCTTTACTTGGGACAGCTGTTCCGCGCGGAGGATCGCTTCGTCGTCAACCTTCTGGCAACGGTTACGGTTGCCGTCGCGTTCGCGCCGCTCAAGGACTGGCTCCAGCGGCACATTAACCGCCTCATGAAGGGGCGGCACGACGACCCGTACGCGGTGCTGCTGGAGCTGGGCGATCAATTGATCCGGCCGCTGGCGCCGGAAGCGATGCTGGACGCGGTCGTGCGGACGGTGAAGGATGCGCTTCGTCTTCCGTACGCGGGCATTGCGATCGGCATCGGCGGGCAGGACAAAATGGTCGCCTCAGCCGGGGAGCCGGCGAACGAACTGCATTCGTTCCCGATTCTCCACAGAGGAGGAGAGCTAGGGACGCTATATATCGCCAGCCGTTCGCCGGGCGAAGCCTTCACGCCGGAGGACGGCAAGTTTCTCGACGTCTTGCTGCGACAGGCGGGTCCGATCGTCGAGAACGTGAACATGACGCTGGGAATGAAGCTGCTGGCGAACGATTTGCAGGAGTCGCGCGAGAAGCTGGTGCTGGCCCGCGAGGAGGAGCGCCGCCGCATTCGGAAAAACCTGCATGACGACTTGGCGCCGAGGCTGGCGGCGCTCGCGCTGAACGCGGCGACGGCGCAAAAGTATGTGGAGAAAGAGCCGGCTACCGCGATCGAGATGTTAACGGACCTTCGGCAGGTCATTCGGTCGACGGTTAGCGAAATACGGACGATGGTCCACGATCTGAGGCCGCCGGCTCTGGATGAGCTGGGGCTGCTCGGCGCCATCCGGGAGCGGATTCATGAGCTTGCCAAGCCCGCGCGGCTGTTGGCCGCGGAGCAGGAGGGAGAGCCGCTGCGCATCGAGCTGCAGGCGCCGGCGCCGCTGCCGGCGCTGCCCGCCGCGGTGGAGGTCGCGGCGTATCGCATCGTCGTCGAGGCGGTCGTCAACGTCATCAAGCATGCGCAGGCGACGGTATGCGAGGTGCGGTTGGACGTTCGCGACGCGAATCGGCTGGTCGTGGAAATTACGGATGACGGGACCGGCAGCGTCGTTCGGACGGCGTCGTCCGCCGGAGGGAAAGGCGGCATCGGCCTGCAGTCGATTCGGGAACGGGCCGCCGAATTGGGCGGGCACTGTACGATCGAGAGAGGGGAGGACGGCGGCACGAGGGTGTACGCGTCGCTGCCGCTGTCCGAGAGCACTGTGGCAAAGGGGGGCTGA